A stretch of DNA from Acinetobacter sp. LoGeW2-3:
TGGTTATTAAATAATCAATTTAATAGTCAGTGCCCATTTCATGCGGATCCAGGTTGCGAAATTATCCCCAATTGCTGTGGATAAAATTTAGGCTATTTTGTAGGTTAGAACGTACAAGGATATCGGTCCTTTGCGGCTATTTAGATGACCTCAAATTTCCTATGATGAAGTCATCAGGAACAGGAAGTTCCATAACATAAAACAATAATTATAAGTTATTACACATGGACCAGAGGGCATAACCGCACACTAAGAAAAAGTAAAAAACCCTGGCAGGATGCCAGGGTTTTTTATAGTCTGAATATAGTAATTAGCGAGCAGTAGTATCTAATTGGTTTTGATTGATAAATTTAATTAGCGTATCTTGAATAAACTCTTCTAGTTCAATACCTTGCTGTTTAATTATGTTTTCAACCTTTGTAATAATTTCGCTCTCTAACTCAAATGAGATTTCTGCTGAAGTCGACATCAGTAAATCATAGTTGTTTTCTACGATTTTTCTAAAAGCTTCTTCTAGATTATTCTGGGATGGGACATTGAAGGATAGCCGTAGAGAACTATTAATAATTTCAACATGCGTATATCCAAGATATTCTGTACTTTTTCCGACAAATCCTAAATGCTTCATAATAGTTCTCGAATCTAGTAATAGCGAATAGCCCTTAATCGAGAGCTATCTAAATCAAGCTAGGCTTTCTTTTACAAATTTTGGATCAACAATAAATAATCTAATAAGTGATGTTGCGGCTCCTGAAGGTCTTCTAGCACCTTGTTCCCAAGATTCAAGTGTACGTCTTGAAACACCAAGGAGTTTGGCAAACTGTTCTTGTGTAAGTTGTGCCTTTCTACGAGCTAATGCTACATCTGTCTCAGTGATTACAGTTCTTTTAGCAGCATTATTAGCAAGCATATCATCTATACCTTGCAATATTTCAGCTTCAATATCTCTTGTTGCTTCAAAAGCTTCGAGTTCTTTTTCAGTCATTAAACGAGTCATTTAATTTCTCCACCAATGCTTGAAGAGTTTTCTTACTAAGCTGTACCGTTTGCTTTTTACTGTACAGAGTTAATAGCCAGATCTCTCCATTTGTTAAACGATTAAAGTAGATGACTCTGACACCAGCACTTTTACCTCTGCCCCCGCTCGTCCATCTAATTTTACGAATACCACCTGAATTAGGCTCTACATCTCCAGCTTCAGGATTTAATGCCAAGAATGTTTTAAATTCTTCGTACTCTTCCTGGGACCAATAAACAAGACAGTATTTAGTAAATAATGGGGTTTCACATATTGTATACATTGCTGATGTTCATACTACCCTGTAGTAATTTATCATATACCACTATGTAGTATTATTGAATATTAATTTTCATCTTTTTGATTATTTAGATTTAAAAAGCTGAGTTCTTATATAATTCTGAGGGTAAAGGCTATCAAATATGCATACGTAAAATTCTGTGTGAAACAATATTGAAGAATTCAAAAATCACCCTTTAGATTAGGAGCAATAGGATGAACTACTTTGCACAGGATCCCTTCTAGGTAATGTTACCTAGGAGGAATCATGAAAAGACTGAGATCTCAGTATCATCAATCTGTAAAAAAGCCACATCCTAATGATTATTTTTATAAACGCTTTCCTAATGTGAAAAGCGTTTATCATAAAAAATTCAGTACACACCAAGAGAAAAGCTTTTATTCAATTCATTGCATTGAATATAAAGACTATCCTCTTAAACTTCGTGTAGCGCGAGGGCCTGGTCTAGCTGAAGCATGGGATGATCTTCCAGCATATGTCTATAAAGTTGCTAAAAGTTGGAAGCATAATTCCAGAAGACAGCATCAGTACTACAAAGAACATGAACAACACTAAGAAAAATGAGGGAGTTTTTCCCTCATTTTTTGTATAAAACTCATTCTAAAAGACTGATTATTAGAAATAGATAAAGGATTCTGCATCATTGAAAGAGTAAAATTTATAAAATCAGAAGTATTGAAATTGCCTTCTGTTAACTTGATGAAATGAGTACTAAAACCTATGAAAAGAGATGGAATTTTAGGACATGACCCTTCTGAAAAAATCATTTTTTGCTTTCTTTTTGAAAATGATGAAAAGGTTATCTCGCTGTTCGTTCGCTATTCAGATGAAAATACGATGAATATTGCAAAGCAGTCAGTCACTTTACATAGCCTATTTTGGAAATCAGATACGAGTGCACAAAATTTGAAGGAATTATTTGAAACTGATCCTTCCTTAGTAAATTTAGGCGTAGAGTTTTGGGCAGAATTTTTTTCAAAGCAATAAAAGAAATCGATTTTACTTTAGAAAGGACAATTTAATGGATAAAAAACTATTTGATCATCTAGTCCTTTCCCTAAAAGAAGCAGGCACCATCAAACACGATGAAATTCTGGCAAGCCGGATCACAGACCTTAGACTGGCCGCTAATAAAACACTCCCTGAAAAAAATGAAGTTAATCCCAACATAGTTTTAGGACATTTCTATTTGGTTATTAGGTAGGACATTTCTACTTGGGAATAACAATAATCAATAGCTAGTAGTTCAACATACTTAAAGCGTATTCAAGGGCTAAAAATTATAGAAATCTACCCTACTTAATACGTTTAATTTTCAAGAAAATAACACTGGTTGAGCTTTGGGAACGTAAAAATGATATGGCTGCCGATTGATACCAGCAGCCATATGGAAGGGCTTATAGTTGGAGGAACTTTAAAGTAGTGTGTTAACACCTATTACTTTACCGTTAAATTCAATTATTGCATCAATCAGCACTTCCCATAAATACAATGATGCAGAGCGATCACACAGAATGCTAAATTTCGGACAGATTTCATCGCTGACATTCAGCACAATCGCATTAATACGTGCTACTGAAGTCTGCACGATCTGACCCGGCTTAAATTCTTCGGAACTGAGGTCAACACCGCAAAGCTTCGCCATAATGGCTGATACATAATCTCCAGTAAGCATCATCCATGCATGGCTATCTTGGCGAGGTAACAAATAATTGAGAGACTCATCCATCTGCCAATCAGCTTCAAGTGCAGCGGCTTTGTCACCGAAATCCTTTAATGATCCTAGAACCAGATATTCAGTTGCAGACAGACACCCAACAAAACTGCCATCGTCCTGTGCAAGTACGGTATTTGGTACTTCTGGTGTGCGATATCCTTTTTGCTGCAAATATGTCTCTGCATCTACACCACGGAAGCCAACACGAGATAAATGAGTCAGATCAATCAGGCCGCAGCGTTTAAGCTGCTCCTGCTGATTTGGTGTAGTCAGAAAATATTTGCCTGAACCATAAGCATCATATTTTTCAAATGTGCGCTGAATTAAACTGCGCTCTGCCTGATATAGATTTTGCATCGTTTAAATCTCCTGACGTTGGTTTTCTGGATCGTAGAATGGGGCTTTGACTACGGTGGCTTGCACAATTTCGCCTTTCTCGACACGGATCGGGAAAGTCTGACCTTCTGTACTTTGATTGATGCCCACATAAGCCATGCCAATAATCTTGTCTAAGCTTGGTGAATACTCACAAGAAGTAATATTGCCCGAAATATCTTCACCTTCTAATACGATATGTCCTTCCAGGGGTTGAGTCTTAGTCTTGTCTAGCACGAAAGAAACCAGTTTGCGTTTTAAAGGCTGGGATGTCAGGATTTCGATCGAACGCTTACCCACAAACCATGGTTTTGATTTTGCCACTGCCCAGCTGAGATCACATTCCTTCGGATGCGTCATGCCATCTGTATCCTGGCTAATGATAATATGGCCTTTTTCAAGACGTAATAGACGCTGGGTTTCCACACCAAACGGCTGCATATTCCACGCCTTGCCAGCTTCCATCAGCAGATCCCAGACAAATTCACCATAGCGTGCTGGATAGTGAATTTCATAGCCCAATTCCCCTACAAACCCGACACGGAGTAGACGGACCGGGATACCTTGAATCGTGCCCAGTCTTAGACCTAGATACGGGAAGGCTTCATTACTGAAATCTACATCGGTACACACTTTTTGCATTAATGCGCGGGAGTTTGGTCCGGCGACATTCACTGCAGCAAATGCCGTAGTCACATTAGTAATATCCACATTCAGGCGCCACTGTGCATTCCATTTCAGCATTTGCTGGTAGATACGGTCGACACCACTGGTGGTTGCTGTGACATAAAAATGCCGTTCATTGATACGGCCGGCTACCCCATCATCAATCACCACACCATCTTCTGCAGCCATCACTGCATAGCGGGTTTTACCGACTGGTAATTTTGCAAAAGCAAAGGTATACAAACGGTTCAGGAATTCGGCACTGTCTGCACCACGGATTTCTAAACCACCCAAAGTTGATACATCGATTATGCCCACATTCTGGCGCACGTTGAGTGCTTCACGTTCGATATTTTTCAAACGCTGCTCTGCAGGCCCATAAAATGCCGGACGTTGCCAGTTGCCTGCAGGCATCATTTTCGCACCAAGCTCTAAGTGACGCTGATGTATTGGTGTCTGACGGTACGGATCAAAACCACGCCCAGCAATATGTGCCAGTTTTTCTGCAGTAAAAGGAGGACGGGCTGTTGTCACGCCAGTTTCACTCACACTGCGATCAGTATATTTCGCGACTAAACGTGCGGTTGGCAAAGCTGAATGACGGCCTTGCGATGGTCCCATGCCGACAGTTGAGAAACGCTTAACCAGCTGTACGTCACGGTAACCGCTCTTGGTTGCATTGATAATGTCACGGATTTGCAGATCTTCATCAAAGTCGACAAACTCCTTGCCTTTAGGATGCTCAAACATCGGCCATGGGAAGTTAACCGGTGCCTCAGTAAAGCTCAGTTCATCATCAAATTGTGTATTTTCCTGGATAGAACGTATCGCATTCTGTGCAGTATGCTCTGCATCTTTCAGGACATTCTCAATCGCATGTACACCATGTACCGAACCTGCAATTTGCAAACCTTTTGGCAACCCAGTAATACTGAACTGTGCCCGGCTATCAGCATAGCTCAGCTTAGCACCTGCCTGACACAACAGTTGATACACTGGCATATAGCCTGATGACATCGCCAGTACATCACATTCCAGATGAAGTGAATCTTTAGTGACCTGACCTGCTGCAGTGATCTGGCAAATATCCACACCAGTGAGGTGTTGCATCGCACGGTCATGCTGTGCCTCATAAACAGTACTTCTGAAATAGCATTTCACTGTGGAAGAAACAATCCGTTGCAATGCCGTATCAGCAGCACCTGCACGCATATCTACCAGAGCCTGAACCGCAACACCAGCTTCAAGCAAATCAAGTGCAGCCAGATAACCATCATCATTACCGGTAAGAATCACTACTTTTTGGCCTGGCTTTACCGCATACAACTTGACTAAACGCTGTACGGCACTCGTTAAAATCACCCCCGGTAAATCATTGTTTCTAAATACAACTGGCTGATCAAAACTGCCACTGGCCACAATGCACTGTTTCGCACGGACTTTATACATGCGTTTGCCTTGAATTACAGGCAAATAGTGATCGGTGAACCAAGCATTACATACTGCTTCTTTCAGTACTGTGATATTGGCATGTTGTTCAGCCATCTGTACCAGCTCATTTCTTAATTGATTCGCTAGCTGACCTGCTATATCAAAACGCGCATAGTTCAGACTGCCGCCGAGTACTTTTTCCTGTTCAATCAGTAATACTTTCAAGCCAGCATCAGCTGCTGTAATCGCTGCTTTCAGTCCTGCTGGACCAGCACCAATCACGGCAACATCAGTAAATAAGTATGCTTTGTCGTAGTATTCCGGCTCGAAATTCAGATCCAGCACACCCAGTCCGGCTTTTTTACGGATCATCGGTTCCCAGAGTTTC
This window harbors:
- a CDS encoding helix-turn-helix domain-containing protein, with the protein product MTRLMTEKELEAFEATRDIEAEILQGIDDMLANNAAKRTVITETDVALARRKAQLTQEQFAKLLGVSRRTLESWEQGARRPSGAATSLIRLFIVDPKFVKESLA
- a CDS encoding transcriptional regulator — its product is MYTICETPLFTKYCLVYWSQEEYEEFKTFLALNPEAGDVEPNSGGIRKIRWTSGGRGKSAGVRVIYFNRLTNGEIWLLTLYSKKQTVQLSKKTLQALVEKLNDSFND
- a CDS encoding sarcosine oxidase, whose translation is MQNLYQAERSLIQRTFEKYDAYGSGKYFLTTPNQQEQLKRCGLIDLTHLSRVGFRGVDAETYLQQKGYRTPEVPNTVLAQDDGSFVGCLSATEYLVLGSLKDFGDKAAALEADWQMDESLNYLLPRQDSHAWMMLTGDYVSAIMAKLCGVDLSSEEFKPGQIVQTSVARINAIVLNVSDEICPKFSILCDRSASLYLWEVLIDAIIEFNGKVIGVNTLL
- a CDS encoding glycine cleavage T C-terminal barrel domain-containing protein, with translation MTKTGLDRLPAPYGLLIDRDQQVQFEFDQQKFSGFAGDSIASALIASGRWIMSRSFKYHRPRAPLTMAGQDANTLIQLPQEPNVLADCTDIQTITTSSGQNFSGSLLKDSDAFLGKFSKFMPVGFYYRSFYKPKGVWKLWEPMIRKKAGLGVLDLNFEPEYYDKAYLFTDVAVIGAGPAGLKAAITAADAGLKVLLIEQEKVLGGSLNYARFDIAGQLANQLRNELVQMAEQHANITVLKEAVCNAWFTDHYLPVIQGKRMYKVRAKQCIVASGSFDQPVVFRNNDLPGVILTSAVQRLVKLYAVKPGQKVVILTGNDDGYLAALDLLEAGVAVQALVDMRAGAADTALQRIVSSTVKCYFRSTVYEAQHDRAMQHLTGVDICQITAAGQVTKDSLHLECDVLAMSSGYMPVYQLLCQAGAKLSYADSRAQFSITGLPKGLQIAGSVHGVHAIENVLKDAEHTAQNAIRSIQENTQFDDELSFTEAPVNFPWPMFEHPKGKEFVDFDEDLQIRDIINATKSGYRDVQLVKRFSTVGMGPSQGRHSALPTARLVAKYTDRSVSETGVTTARPPFTAEKLAHIAGRGFDPYRQTPIHQRHLELGAKMMPAGNWQRPAFYGPAEQRLKNIEREALNVRQNVGIIDVSTLGGLEIRGADSAEFLNRLYTFAFAKLPVGKTRYAVMAAEDGVVIDDGVAGRINERHFYVTATTSGVDRIYQQMLKWNAQWRLNVDITNVTTAFAAVNVAGPNSRALMQKVCTDVDFSNEAFPYLGLRLGTIQGIPVRLLRVGFVGELGYEIHYPARYGEFVWDLLMEAGKAWNMQPFGVETQRLLRLEKGHIIISQDTDGMTHPKECDLSWAVAKSKPWFVGKRSIEILTSQPLKRKLVSFVLDKTKTQPLEGHIVLEGEDISGNITSCEYSPSLDKIIGMAYVGINQSTEGQTFPIRVEKGEIVQATVVKAPFYDPENQRQEI